In Pseudomonadota bacterium, the following are encoded in one genomic region:
- a CDS encoding DctP family TRAP transporter solute-binding subunit, with the protein MTISRRRFGTITGAAALATVLPRRSRAQQTIMIKFSHVVADDTPKGKGSLKFRELAEKYTNGKAKIEVYPNSQLYKDKEEVEALQLGAVQMLAPSTAKFAPLGAKEFEAMDLPFVFADDANYDKVVKGEVGKYLMAKLKPAGITGLAFWDNGFHMVSANKPLLLPADFQGLKIRISGSKIADMYFRKMGAQPQIMAFSEVYQALQTGVVDACENTPSNYLTQRFHEVQKHITNSQHAHLQYAVIVNTKFWEGLPADIRGQLEKAMNDATDYTNSIAQKENADALKEIQASGKTQIHELTADQRKAWVAALMPVYKTAESRVGGEILALLERNRSG; encoded by the coding sequence ATGACCATTTCCCGGCGTCGATTCGGAACGATCACGGGTGCTGCCGCGCTCGCCACCGTGTTGCCTCGGCGGAGCCGGGCGCAGCAAACGATCATGATCAAGTTCAGCCATGTCGTCGCCGACGACACGCCGAAGGGCAAGGGCTCGCTCAAGTTCAGGGAACTTGCCGAGAAGTACACGAACGGCAAAGCCAAGATCGAGGTCTATCCGAATTCGCAGCTCTACAAGGACAAGGAGGAGGTCGAGGCCCTCCAGCTCGGCGCCGTCCAGATGCTGGCCCCCTCGACCGCGAAGTTCGCGCCGTTGGGAGCGAAGGAATTCGAGGCGATGGACCTCCCCTTCGTGTTCGCCGACGACGCCAACTACGACAAGGTCGTGAAGGGCGAGGTCGGCAAATACCTGATGGCCAAGCTGAAGCCCGCCGGCATCACCGGCCTGGCATTCTGGGACAACGGCTTCCACATGGTCTCGGCCAACAAGCCCTTGCTCCTGCCGGCCGACTTCCAGGGCCTGAAGATCCGCATCTCCGGCTCGAAGATCGCCGACATGTATTTCCGCAAGATGGGCGCCCAACCGCAGATCATGGCGTTCTCGGAGGTCTACCAGGCCCTCCAGACGGGTGTGGTGGACGCCTGCGAAAACACGCCGTCCAACTACCTTACCCAGCGCTTCCACGAGGTGCAGAAGCACATCACCAACTCCCAGCACGCGCATCTGCAATATGCGGTGATCGTCAATACGAAATTCTGGGAGGGCCTGCCGGCCGACATCCGCGGCCAGCTCGAGAAGGCCATGAACGACGCGACCGACTACACCAACTCGATCGCCCAGAAGGAGAACGCCGACGCCTTGAAGGAGATCCAGGCCAGCGGCAAGACCCAGATCCACGAGCTCACCGCCGATCAGCGCAAGGCCTGGGTCGCGGCGCTGATGCCGGTCTACAAGACGGCGGAATCGCGGGTCGGCGGCGAGATCCTGGCGCTGCTCGAGCGCAATCGTAGCGGCTGA
- a CDS encoding TRAP transporter large permease subunit has product MAVAGVSAKRALAGPLLRSLDHLEEWLITFLIAAATVIIFVAVVHRYGTSGAIDVSKWAAAHGWLSLAAALERLFVWLADWDLSWAQELCIYMFIWMAKFGAAYGVRTGIHVGVDVLVNRLPEERRKNVVLFGLLSGAVFTGVVAGLGASFVHGMYLTGQTSNDLEAPMWIVYLAIPLGSGLMCFRFLQVAWSFAQTGMLPHHDHAHVEGIESDATAADAKTPWRRGEAIGWAMMLAPILIFLLCLAQHTGVVEFPQGVRAALVFLLLISLMLTGMPISIALGMTVLVFLFTLTDVPLASVALKLFTGIERFEIMAVPFFILAGNFLTHGGVARRMIDFATSMVGHHHGGLGLGAVLACALFAAVSGSSPATVVAIGSVMLPAMVAQGFPKRFGAGVVTTAGALGILIPPSIAMVLYAVSTNTSIGKLFIAGIVPGIVLATMLGVTTWYRAWRAGYPRSAKATFSRRFRTFRDSAWGLLLIVIVIGGIYSGVFTPTEAAAMSAVYAFVIAVYVYKDLKLSEVPRVLLASANMSAMLLYIITNAVLFSFLMTYENIPQIMAQWMIDQGLGWVSFLLVVNVLLLLAGNVMEPSSIILIMAPILFPVAMKLGIDPIHFGIIITVNMEIGLCHPPVGLNLYVASGIARMGITELTIAVLPWLATMLVFLVLVTYWPGLTLFLPALLGMR; this is encoded by the coding sequence ATGGCGGTCGCCGGCGTTTCCGCAAAGCGCGCCCTAGCCGGTCCGCTGCTCCGTTCGCTCGACCATCTCGAGGAATGGCTCATCACCTTCCTCATCGCGGCGGCGACCGTGATCATCTTCGTCGCGGTCGTTCACCGCTACGGTACCTCGGGCGCGATCGACGTGTCGAAATGGGCGGCCGCCCATGGCTGGCTGTCGCTCGCGGCGGCCCTCGAGCGCCTTTTCGTCTGGCTCGCCGATTGGGATCTCTCCTGGGCGCAAGAGCTCTGCATCTACATGTTCATTTGGATGGCGAAGTTCGGCGCCGCCTACGGTGTGCGCACCGGCATCCATGTCGGCGTCGACGTGCTCGTCAACCGCCTGCCGGAGGAGCGGCGAAAGAACGTCGTCCTGTTCGGCTTGCTGAGCGGCGCCGTGTTCACCGGCGTCGTGGCGGGGCTCGGCGCCAGCTTCGTCCACGGCATGTATCTGACCGGGCAGACCTCGAACGATCTGGAAGCGCCGATGTGGATCGTCTATCTGGCGATTCCGCTGGGCTCGGGGCTCATGTGCTTCCGGTTCCTGCAGGTCGCCTGGTCGTTCGCCCAGACCGGCATGCTCCCGCATCACGACCACGCCCATGTCGAGGGCATCGAGAGCGATGCGACCGCGGCCGACGCCAAGACTCCCTGGCGGCGCGGCGAGGCGATCGGCTGGGCCATGATGCTGGCGCCGATCCTCATTTTCCTCTTGTGCCTGGCGCAGCATACGGGCGTGGTCGAATTTCCCCAGGGCGTGCGCGCCGCGCTCGTATTCCTGCTGCTGATCTCCCTCATGCTTACCGGCATGCCGATCTCCATTGCGCTCGGCATGACCGTGCTCGTCTTCCTGTTCACCTTGACCGACGTGCCGCTCGCCTCGGTGGCGCTCAAGCTTTTTACCGGCATCGAGCGATTCGAGATCATGGCCGTGCCGTTCTTCATCCTCGCCGGCAACTTCCTCACCCATGGCGGTGTGGCGCGGCGCATGATCGACTTCGCGACCTCGATGGTCGGGCATCACCATGGCGGCCTCGGCCTCGGTGCGGTTCTGGCCTGCGCGCTGTTTGCGGCGGTATCCGGCTCCTCGCCGGCGACGGTGGTCGCGATCGGCTCGGTGATGTTGCCGGCGATGGTGGCGCAGGGCTTCCCCAAGCGCTTCGGCGCGGGCGTGGTCACCACCGCCGGGGCGCTTGGAATTCTCATTCCGCCGTCGATCGCCATGGTGCTCTACGCGGTCTCCACCAACACCTCGATCGGCAAGCTCTTCATCGCCGGGATCGTTCCGGGCATCGTGCTGGCGACCATGCTGGGCGTCACCACCTGGTACCGCGCCTGGCGCGCCGGCTACCCCAGGTCCGCCAAGGCAACCTTCAGCCGCCGCTTTCGGACGTTTCGCGATTCCGCCTGGGGGCTGCTGCTGATCGTCATCGTCATCGGCGGCATCTATTCGGGCGTGTTCACGCCCACCGAAGCCGCCGCGATGAGTGCCGTCTACGCGTTCGTCATCGCCGTCTACGTCTATAAGGACCTCAAGCTCAGCGAAGTGCCGCGGGTCCTGCTCGCCTCGGCGAACATGAGCGCGATGCTGCTCTACATCATCACCAACGCCGTGCTGTTCTCGTTCCTGATGACCTACGAGAACATCCCGCAAATCATGGCGCAGTGGATGATCGATCAGGGGCTGGGTTGGGTCAGCTTCCTGCTCGTGGTCAACGTCCTGCTGCTGCTTGCCGGCAACGTGATGGAGCCGTCATCCATCATCCTGATCATGGCGCCGATCCTGTTTCCGGTGGCGATGAAGCTCGGCATCGACCCGATCCATTTCGGCATCATCATCACCGTGAACATGGAGATCGGCTTGTGCCATCCGCCGGTCGGCCTCAATCTCTATGTCGCCTCGGGCATCGCCCGGATGGGGATCACCGAGCTCACCATCGCGGTCCTGCCGTGGCTCGCGACCATGCTGGTGTTCCTCGTGCTGGTGACCTATTGGCCGGGTCTGACGCTGTTTCTACCGGCGCTGCTCGGGATGCGATGA
- a CDS encoding carbohydrate ABC transporter permease, whose translation MASPCTPVRTMSAPSNARRGADSPRSDEAAVDGFAIVSPKHEAHRLLVRQYMLTVPDDLLEAARLDGAGEFRIFWSVVLPIALDRRHGCFGNLILRHAQDEVFPLFHAHHPHPERVEG comes from the coding sequence ATGGCGAGCCCGTGCACACCCGTGCGGACTATGAGCGCGCCCTCGAACGCACGCCGTGGAGCGGATAGCCCCCGGTCGGACGAGGCTGCCGTCGACGGATTCGCGATCGTCTCGCCAAAGCATGAGGCGCACCGTCTGCTGGTGCGGCAATACATGCTGACCGTGCCGGACGATCTCCTGGAGGCGGCACGGCTCGACGGCGCCGGAGAATTCCGGATCTTCTGGAGCGTCGTCCTGCCGATCGCCTTGGATCGCCGCCATGGGTGCTTCGGCAACCTCATCCTTCGACACGCTCAGGATGAGGTTTTTCCTTTGTTCCACGCACACCACCCTCATCCTGAGCGTGTCGAAGGATGA
- a CDS encoding response regulator, producing the protein MVQPFRILVVDPDPPSVELITRTASALRATEIVSVATAEAAPPKLSDPERPFDLVFTALDLPDMDAPTLVKWTRAYGDSQRPNVPMVVMHEGPLPSTAATEIVNAGTRLLLQKPLTQRRIAAFIDGAGSAYHNFIISPTYIGPERRGAKRPIRDERRITASSAVLIVEDATNYELGDDTMVVIFDYLRLRVSGADLVSFRDFLTREHLQAALRNRASVQRRTFRKVERQQGVLEASLAALEQEATGEHLKRMNRAAWTIAADCASAGWTLMASVAKSLHHYTSGAYRPSQRLVRFLASHVLALKTALTGRIFDDGGRIGQTIVATVRSAELMFRRDATSPSSGV; encoded by the coding sequence ATGGTGCAACCATTCCGGATCCTGGTCGTCGATCCGGATCCGCCATCCGTTGAGCTCATAACGCGAACCGCAAGCGCGCTCAGAGCGACCGAGATCGTATCGGTGGCCACGGCCGAGGCGGCGCCGCCGAAGCTTTCCGACCCGGAACGGCCCTTCGACCTCGTCTTCACCGCGTTGGACCTGCCCGACATGGACGCACCGACGCTGGTCAAGTGGACTCGCGCCTACGGCGACAGCCAAAGGCCGAACGTGCCCATGGTTGTGATGCATGAGGGGCCGCTGCCCTCGACCGCCGCGACCGAGATCGTCAATGCCGGCACGCGGCTGCTGCTGCAAAAGCCGCTGACCCAAAGGCGCATAGCGGCGTTCATCGACGGTGCGGGGAGCGCCTATCATAACTTCATCATCAGTCCGACCTATATCGGCCCGGAGCGCCGAGGAGCGAAGCGGCCGATCCGGGATGAGCGACGGATCACGGCGTCAAGCGCGGTACTCATCGTCGAGGACGCGACCAATTATGAGCTCGGCGACGACACAATGGTCGTCATCTTCGATTATCTCAGACTCCGCGTGTCCGGCGCCGATCTCGTCAGCTTTCGCGACTTTCTCACGCGCGAGCATCTGCAAGCCGCCCTGCGGAACCGGGCCTCGGTGCAGCGGAGAACCTTCCGCAAGGTCGAGCGGCAGCAGGGGGTCTTGGAAGCGTCGCTTGCCGCTCTGGAGCAGGAAGCGACCGGCGAGCACCTCAAGCGGATGAATCGCGCCGCGTGGACTATCGCGGCCGATTGCGCCAGCGCCGGGTGGACCCTCATGGCGTCGGTCGCGAAGTCGCTGCACCATTACACCTCCGGCGCCTATCGGCCCTCGCAGCGGCTCGTGCGCTTTCTGGCCTCGCACGTCTTGGCGCTAAAGACGGCGCTGACCGGCCGCATTTTCGACGATGGCGGCCGTATCGGCCAAACGATCGTGGCGACGGTTCGCAGCGCCGAGCTCATGTTTCGCCGCGACGCAACCAGCCCTTCCTCCGGCGTGTGA
- a CDS encoding inositol monophosphatase, which yields MRVASTPETVTPADKVELDARELALAGVIREAGRLARTYFYDRASLGLTFKGPQDYLTVADGAVERAIIERLGRAFPGDGFLGEEGGGRPAPSLWVIDPIDGTANFARGVPHFCISIAYMRNGKVELGAIYQPITDELFAARRGAGAACNGRKMQVSATKDMAQAIVELGWSKRRPMQTYTAVMERVVTAGGSFRRAGSGALGLAYVADGRSDGYAELHINSWDCLAGLIMIEEAGGWTNDFLAGNGLTEGNPVLAATPALAAAMQKATGIER from the coding sequence ATGCGCGTTGCGAGCACACCCGAAACAGTCACCCCGGCCGACAAGGTCGAGCTGGACGCCCGCGAGCTGGCGCTGGCCGGCGTCATCCGCGAAGCCGGACGCTTGGCGCGGACTTATTTCTACGACCGGGCCTCTCTCGGGCTCACCTTCAAGGGACCCCAGGACTATCTGACCGTGGCCGATGGTGCGGTCGAGCGCGCCATCATCGAGCGCCTCGGCCGGGCCTTTCCCGGCGACGGCTTCCTGGGCGAGGAGGGCGGCGGCCGGCCGGCCCCGTCGCTCTGGGTGATCGATCCGATCGACGGTACCGCCAACTTCGCGCGCGGCGTGCCGCATTTCTGCATCTCCATCGCCTATATGCGGAACGGCAAGGTCGAGCTCGGCGCCATCTATCAGCCGATCACCGACGAGCTTTTCGCCGCCCGCCGCGGCGCCGGCGCCGCCTGCAACGGCCGCAAGATGCAAGTGAGCGCCACCAAGGACATGGCCCAGGCGATCGTCGAGCTCGGATGGTCGAAGCGCCGGCCGATGCAAACCTACACGGCAGTCATGGAGCGGGTGGTGACGGCGGGCGGCAGCTTCCGGCGCGCCGGTTCCGGTGCGCTCGGTCTCGCCTATGTCGCCGACGGCCGCTCGGACGGCTATGCCGAGCTCCACATCAACTCCTGGGATTGCTTGGCTGGCCTGATCATGATCGAGGAAGCCGGCGGCTGGACCAACGACTTCCTCGCCGGCAATGGGCTGACGGAAGGCAACCCGGTGCTGGCGGCCACACCCGCCCTGGCCGCGGCCATGCAGAAGGCGACCGGCATCGAGCGCTAG
- a CDS encoding ABC transporter substrate-binding protein produces the protein MTRSRSQFRRCCGLALLAAGLALPTTQARAQGDLTVYCGVQEEWCRPMVAAFERATGVKVAMTRKSSGEIYAQLKAEAANPRGDVWWGGTGDPHLQAAEEGLTEEYHSAMLSQLQDWAVRQAEQAKFRTVGIYSGALGFSFNTELLKKKAAPEPKCWADLLNPAFKDEVQVADPNSSGTSYTMLATMVQLMGEEPAFDYMKKLHRNINQYTKSGAAPARAAATGESLIGITFMHDGVTEAVAGAPLKVVAPCEGTGYEIGSMSIVKGARNLANAKKWYDWALTPEAQGIGAEAKAYQVPSNKNAKTPPQAPKFSEIKLIAYDFAKYGSSAVRGGLLARWDKEVKSLPK, from the coding sequence ATGACACGATCGCGTTCGCAATTCCGCCGCTGCTGCGGCTTGGCGCTGCTGGCCGCTGGGTTGGCGCTCCCGACGACGCAAGCGCGCGCCCAAGGCGATCTCACCGTTTATTGCGGTGTGCAGGAGGAGTGGTGCCGGCCGATGGTCGCCGCCTTCGAGCGCGCGACCGGCGTCAAGGTGGCGATGACCCGCAAGAGCTCCGGGGAGATCTATGCCCAGCTCAAGGCGGAAGCCGCCAATCCGCGCGGCGATGTCTGGTGGGGCGGCACCGGCGATCCGCATCTGCAAGCCGCCGAAGAGGGGCTGACCGAGGAATATCACTCCGCGATGCTGAGCCAGCTGCAGGATTGGGCGGTGCGTCAGGCCGAGCAGGCGAAGTTCCGCACCGTCGGCATCTATTCCGGCGCCCTCGGCTTCAGCTTCAACACCGAGCTCTTGAAGAAGAAGGCCGCGCCCGAGCCGAAATGCTGGGCCGATCTCTTGAACCCCGCATTCAAGGACGAGGTGCAGGTCGCCGACCCGAACTCCTCGGGAACCTCCTATACGATGCTGGCGACCATGGTGCAGCTCATGGGCGAGGAGCCGGCCTTCGACTACATGAAGAAGCTGCATCGCAACATCAATCAATACACCAAGTCCGGCGCGGCTCCGGCCCGGGCCGCGGCCACCGGCGAGAGCTTGATCGGCATCACCTTCATGCATGACGGCGTGACCGAAGCCGTTGCCGGCGCGCCGCTCAAAGTGGTGGCCCCTTGCGAGGGCACCGGCTACGAGATCGGCTCGATGAGCATCGTCAAAGGGGCCCGCAACCTCGCCAACGCGAAGAAGTGGTACGACTGGGCCTTGACCCCCGAGGCGCAAGGGATCGGCGCCGAGGCCAAGGCCTATCAGGTGCCGTCGAACAAGAACGCCAAGACCCCGCCGCAGGCGCCGAAATTCTCCGAGATCAAGCTCATCGCCTACGATTTCGCCAAATACGGCTCCTCGGCGGTGCGCGGCGGCTTGCTGGCGCGCTGGGACAAAGAGGTGAAGTCGCTGCCGAAGTGA
- a CDS encoding iron ABC transporter permease, producing MLDAGFWSFRWLGQYPQPAEAMPALGLGLLEGHGWLLPIGLALLAPLLVMRRPAGDRILASTLAWSGGLGLLWTFGQGFLIGLKGPLIGVLAGLGGPIAQGQAGLGWGAVVVVASLLAFLAYGLAQHGACRGDGFVVGAILAAVLLIGLFVFFPVGRALASALQDNDGNFVPGLFVRRILVRDIWGMDCLYSELRCGVAFNTVVLAILAGLGSTLLGLAFALVAVRSAFRYKRLLRAMTVLPIITPPFVISLAIIVLFGRTGLVTGWLDALFGLGRSRWIYGLPGVLISQLLSQTPLAFLVLIGVLEGVGPSLEEATQTLGASRWHCFRTVTWPLIRPGVANAALLGFVESMADFGNPLVLGGNFDVLSVKIFFAVVGAQHDPGRAAVLAVVLLCFTLGAFWLQNQWLGKRVYVTVTGKGDSGLPTPLPRGISWACYLTTLPWVAFTLVVYAIILIGGFVRDIGRADYTVTWRHFITAFNVETTERGLLFSGSAWDSFWTTLEVSAISAPLTAAMGLLTAYLLSRQRFAGQRFFEFGTMLSFAIPGTVIGVSYIIAFNVPPIEITGTALILVICFVFRNMPVGVRAGLAALSQIDRSLDEASLTLGARTTMTLRRVILPLLRPAVVATLVFSFVHAMTAVSAIIFLVSARYNMATSYIVNRVEAGEIALAIAYSSVLILVMALAIVVIQLVVGKRRLGRRGLGDLGLAGAA from the coding sequence ATGCTCGACGCGGGCTTCTGGAGCTTCCGCTGGCTCGGGCAGTATCCCCAGCCTGCTGAAGCGATGCCGGCGCTCGGGCTGGGGCTCCTCGAGGGGCATGGCTGGCTTCTGCCGATCGGGCTCGCCCTCTTGGCGCCGCTCCTGGTCATGCGGCGCCCGGCCGGCGACCGCATCCTCGCCAGCACGCTCGCCTGGTCGGGCGGGCTCGGGCTCCTCTGGACCTTCGGCCAGGGCTTCCTCATCGGCCTCAAGGGCCCGCTCATCGGCGTGCTGGCGGGTCTGGGCGGGCCGATCGCCCAAGGCCAGGCCGGGCTCGGCTGGGGTGCGGTCGTCGTCGTCGCTTCCTTGTTGGCCTTCCTCGCCTACGGGCTTGCCCAGCACGGCGCCTGCCGGGGCGACGGCTTCGTCGTCGGCGCCATCCTCGCCGCGGTGCTGCTGATCGGCCTCTTCGTGTTCTTTCCCGTGGGCCGCGCGCTGGCGAGCGCGCTCCAGGACAATGACGGAAATTTCGTGCCGGGCCTGTTCGTCCGGCGCATTCTCGTCCGCGACATCTGGGGCATGGACTGCCTCTACAGCGAGCTCCGCTGCGGGGTCGCGTTCAACACGGTGGTGCTGGCGATCCTGGCCGGGCTCGGCTCGACCTTGCTCGGCCTCGCCTTCGCCTTGGTCGCCGTCCGCTCGGCGTTTCGCTACAAGCGACTGCTGAGGGCGATGACGGTGCTGCCGATCATCACCCCACCCTTCGTCATCAGCCTCGCCATCATCGTGCTGTTCGGCCGCACCGGGCTCGTCACCGGCTGGCTCGATGCCTTGTTCGGGCTCGGGCGCTCGCGCTGGATCTATGGCCTGCCGGGCGTGCTCATCTCTCAGCTCCTCTCCCAGACCCCGCTCGCCTTCCTGGTGCTGATCGGCGTGCTCGAAGGCGTCGGCCCGTCGCTCGAGGAGGCGACGCAGACTTTGGGCGCCAGCCGCTGGCACTGCTTCCGCACCGTCACCTGGCCGCTCATCCGCCCCGGGGTTGCCAATGCGGCGCTGCTGGGCTTCGTCGAGAGCATGGCGGATTTCGGCAATCCCTTGGTGCTCGGCGGCAATTTCGACGTGCTCTCGGTCAAGATCTTCTTCGCCGTGGTCGGCGCCCAGCACGATCCCGGACGCGCCGCGGTGCTGGCCGTCGTGCTCTTGTGCTTTACCCTTGGCGCTTTTTGGCTGCAGAACCAGTGGCTGGGCAAGCGCGTCTACGTGACCGTGACCGGCAAGGGCGATTCCGGCCTGCCGACGCCGCTGCCCCGCGGCATCTCCTGGGCGTGCTATCTGACCACGCTCCCCTGGGTCGCCTTCACCCTCGTCGTCTACGCGATCATCCTCATCGGCGGCTTCGTGCGCGACATCGGGCGGGCCGACTACACCGTCACCTGGCGGCATTTCATCACCGCCTTCAATGTCGAGACGACGGAGCGCGGCCTGTTGTTCTCGGGCTCGGCCTGGGATTCGTTCTGGACCACGCTCGAGGTCTCCGCCATCTCCGCCCCGCTCACCGCCGCCATGGGGCTATTGACCGCCTATCTCCTCTCCCGCCAGCGCTTCGCCGGGCAGCGTTTCTTCGAGTTCGGCACCATGCTGAGCTTCGCCATTCCCGGCACCGTCATCGGCGTCAGCTACATCATCGCCTTCAATGTGCCGCCGATCGAGATCACCGGCACCGCGCTCATCCTCGTCATCTGCTTCGTGTTCCGGAACATGCCCGTGGGCGTGCGCGCCGGGCTCGCCGCCTTGAGCCAGATCGACCGCAGCCTGGATGAGGCCTCGCTCACCTTGGGCGCCCGCACCACGATGACCTTGCGGCGGGTGATCCTGCCGCTCCTGCGTCCGGCGGTGGTGGCGACCTTGGTGTTCAGCTTCGTGCACGCCATGACCGCGGTCAGCGCCATCATCTTCCTGGTGAGCGCCCGCTACAACATGGCGACCTCCTACATCGTCAATCGCGTGGAGGCGGGCGAGATCGCGCTGGCGATCGCCTACTCCTCGGTCTTGATCCTGGTCATGGCCTTGGCGATCGTGGTGATCCAGCTTGTGGTGGGCAAGCGGCGTCTGGGCCGGCGCGGCCTCGGCGATCTCGGCCTGGCAGGTGCAGCATGA
- a CDS encoding ABC transporter ATP-binding protein has translation MSKSGPASVEFRGVTKRYGQIVAVNAVSFTVEPGSLATLLGPSGCGKTTTLRLVAGLEIASEGQILIGGRDVTRLSAAERDVSMVFQSYALFPHMSVLENVAYGPIASGERKAKAHDMALEKLELVGLSGLERRMPSELSGGQQQRVAVARALVLEPQVLLFDEPLSNLDAKLRRQVREDIRALQRSLDLTVVYVTHDQQEALAVSDQVIVMSNAAIAQHGSPRELYEEPANLFVADFIGDANIIAVEIEAIVGNQARVRLGPIELELPARGARNGKAHIAVRPESLLLAVDQPNEDALRGRIAKAAYLGTHMEYSVETALGELFVIDRRIAHPFATGTDLWLSFADHGMTLVPER, from the coding sequence ATGAGCAAATCGGGACCGGCATCGGTCGAGTTTCGTGGCGTCACCAAGCGCTACGGGCAGATCGTCGCGGTGAACGCCGTATCGTTCACGGTCGAGCCCGGCAGTTTGGCGACGCTCCTGGGACCGTCGGGCTGCGGCAAGACCACCACCCTGCGCCTGGTCGCCGGCCTAGAGATCGCCAGCGAGGGCCAGATCCTGATCGGCGGCCGCGACGTGACGCGGCTTTCGGCCGCCGAGCGCGACGTCAGCATGGTGTTCCAGTCCTACGCGCTGTTTCCCCATATGAGCGTGCTGGAGAACGTCGCCTACGGGCCGATCGCGTCCGGCGAGCGCAAGGCCAAGGCGCACGACATGGCGCTGGAGAAGCTCGAGCTGGTGGGCTTGTCCGGGCTCGAGCGGCGCATGCCTTCCGAGCTGTCGGGCGGCCAGCAGCAGCGCGTCGCGGTCGCCCGCGCGCTGGTCTTGGAGCCGCAGGTCCTCTTGTTCGACGAACCGCTCTCCAATCTCGATGCCAAGCTCCGGCGCCAAGTGCGCGAAGACATCCGTGCCTTGCAGCGGAGCCTCGATCTGACCGTGGTCTATGTCACCCACGACCAGCAGGAGGCGCTCGCGGTCTCCGACCAGGTGATCGTCATGTCGAACGCCGCCATCGCCCAGCATGGCTCTCCTCGGGAGCTCTATGAGGAGCCGGCCAATCTGTTCGTCGCCGACTTCATCGGCGATGCCAACATCATCGCCGTGGAGATCGAAGCGATCGTCGGCAATCAGGCGCGGGTTCGCCTCGGGCCGATCGAGCTCGAATTGCCGGCGCGCGGCGCCAGGAACGGCAAAGCCCACATCGCGGTTCGGCCGGAGTCGCTGCTGCTCGCCGTCGACCAACCCAATGAGGACGCGCTCCGGGGCCGCATCGCCAAGGCCGCCTATCTCGGGACCCACATGGAGTATTCGGTCGAGACCGCGCTGGGCGAGCTATTCGTGATCGACCGCCGCATCGCCCATCCGTTCGCCACCGGCACGGATCTTTGGCTCTCTTTCGCCGATCACGGCATGACCCTGGTGCCGGAGCGGTAG